ataacaaagaagATCTAGGGCTGTTCAGCTGCTGAAATCCTCTATCAGACGAGAATgagacaacattcctctcccaaaggtacAGATGTGTGCAGACTCTTGAtaaaagaagagaggaagatGCTGTGATAAACATGGACCGAATTTATTTGAGTCATTTTTGTCTCTGCAGTTAAATTTAAAATGCCTCACTTTCCCTCCTCACTCGTTTCCTGCTCcaatgtaaataaaacattatgacatttgaaaatcaccactttctgtttttatctgttttttttaaatctttttattcgAACTTTTGTACAGCGTCCCAGCTTTTTTTGGAACTGGGGTTTTAAACCCCAGTCTCCACAGCAGATATAGATGGGACGAAAAGCAGAGAGCTAAATCCCTGGAAGGTTGAATCCCATTCATCCAGAAGATGTTTCCCTTTCTGGGTATTAATCTCCTGATCTACTCAATCAGTACAGACCTGATGGCCGTGAAAGTGAAATCATATGATTTACATTATGTCCACTCTTATGAAACTATTCAGGGACTGCTTTGTATGGAAGCGTCTGCTTCTCCACTCATTTATTCAGGCTTTATCTTTAATCTGCCACCTGTTACGGTGCAAAATGCTTAAAATGCACTGCAAGTGTTTTCCTGAAATTCAAACTATATATTGACAAGGAAAATACTGCCAAAATACAATTTATTGCAGGCATTAACTTCGAACGGCATTATGGCCATATTAGAGTTGAAGACGTTTAAAAGTTCACACATGGTTTGTTGCGTTTGCTGAGTCATAACCCAGTCCACAAACAGGGATCAAGTGAGCAAACATTTCAGGGAATTCAGTGAGTACAACAACGACGATGCGTCACCGAGCAAGTCGGTTGTCTGGTGGACAGCACATAAAGTTGTGGCTGCGGTGCGCAGCTGCCAGATGTGAGTAGAACTGCACGAGTCTGAGGCAGCGTTTGTACTCAACCTGCCCTGGATGAGTAAAGGTTGAAAAAACACTGCAAACGTTGCTTGGCACCGCGGTGTCTGCTCTGTCTTAATTCAGGAGGGTCTGCATTCCAAGTCCAGCACGACATGGTGAATGTGAGGTGCATATGACTTCACATGCTCTATGTGCTGGATGTTCGTCGACCACAGTGCACCGGTGATGTCCCTTAAAAGAGAAGCCACGTGGTTTGCCGTTTCAGCAGCCCAGGCCTTCCACACCTCTCTGTCGGCTTTCTTTTGAGAAACCCTCTGAGGGGCACCGTTAGCTGCAGTGCTCCGTAACGGTGAGGTGACGTTCTGATGGATGTGTAAAACGCCACCGGTTGCTCTCTTCAGCAGCCGGCAGGCGACGGGCCAGCCGTCCCCAGAGCTCGGGATGAGACCCAAGTTCACACGGTCAGCAACGTCGCACAGCTGGAGCTGGGGAAAGGAAAAACATTCAAGGTTGAACAGAGTAACCCGAAGATTAGTTTTAGATTTTCAAAACATCGAGGAGGAGCGCATTTGAGTCCAAATGTACAACTACAGGTGTGAAAAGGAGATGCAGACTAAATGATGGTCGATGGGATTTAAGTAATTTCATTCTAAACCTCTACTCAGGACTAAAAAGTGATAGAAATGCTACGGTGCCTCTAAAACTTTGTAGCCGCTTTTCCTTTAAGAAAAGATCCACATTTTGCTTTTTCTGCTGAAAGTGTTATTTACTTTTATAATGACAAAAGAACCAGACTGAACGTGGAATGAACCATCTACTGAAACCAAACAACAAGGAAAACattcaaaatttttttttcaatttccgcACAAATATCTTTAGACTTAGAAATCGTGGCAGCCACCAACATTTCCATTCGTTGTTATCTGGCTGATTCGTTCCAACTACATGGATGACTTTTCATTGCAAacgccacttaaaaaaaaatgaagaagctgaatttgtttgaaatttcgTTCTTTAAATCGATCATAAACTTATTTTCACTGATCAGTCAGGGTGAGATTTATCTCTGATTCCCAATACGACCACTAGAGGGTGCAAGTGACCAGATGAAGTCTTGTTCACAGCATCTGTGGCATACGAGTTGGTGTTTTATATACGAATAGCTTTACTTGACGGTTGTCTCCTTGATGAATGGTGCAGCGGTCGGACGCGCCGTTCGCCTCGAGGTTTTTCTGTAAAGCCTCGACAGCGTCGGGGTTCCACTCACAGGCGTGAACATGACTGGCCTTCGCATGTACCAGATATGGAAGAGTGAAATATCCGATACCTGATGTGAGACATAAATGTGATCGTTAAACAACAATAAGTTTAATAACTCTGATTAGATTTAATCAGAATGCAGCTGAAATCAGAGATGCAAACATGTGTAAATAAGATACAGAGCACAAAATTAAGCGTTTGAAGTTGATTTGATGTATACTCTTAGTTCATGGATTTTAGGATATTTTCATCTATTTTTTCACATTTGTGTCTTTAAGTTGGTGCATTTATAAGAAGTGTCAGTAGTAGAAAGATAACTGTGCGTTACTCAGAAACTTTAACAGCATGTGGTTCAATTATAACCTcaaaagaatagaaataaaTCCCCTCACAGTCCCCTCCACATCACGATGATTCGGCAGCATTTAAAGTTGTCCACTGAGGCTACAGGACAGAATATGGCTGCAGCTCTCTGCCTGCTCACTTCATCAGgagcatcaaaaaaaaaaaaaagaaagaaagaaactcaCAATGTCCAAAAAATGTAATCAcactaacaaaaaataaaatctgaaaCAGACGTTGTGGGTAAAGTTTTACGTCAATAAAGTTCAAACTGATTTACGGAAATATTCAGAAATGTATCCTCAGCGTTTTGAAACACGTGTAAAAATCTGACTGTGGGAACGTGACTGTTCCACTTCCAAACTCATTTCATATTCTCATTCAACAACTGGTGCGTCTCTTTAACTGCCTGTTTACCCTGGTCCCGTTTAACAGTTCAAGCATTATGGTCCTCCCCATTTTACATGTATCGGTCCTCATTAATATCATTATCTTAGTAGCTCCAAGTAGACAGTCCTGTTTGTTTATTATATTTAcgcatttattttctttccagCTTATGAGCTTGGGAAAGTTGTCGGATGCTGTGAGTACGCTAAGGAAGAGAGAATGTCTTCTTGTCATGGTCCATTATCCTTAACTATCTGACCCCTTTAAAAATCGAGAGGACGAGGTGAGGCGTTCGACTCCACATACCTTGAACTGAATTCAcctttataataataaaataaaagtaatatCGTCagtctgagttttcggttcatTTTAAATTCACAAATCTAACCCCTGAACTTCTAAAAAGTGGCATTTACTGTGGGGCTGCTGCATTTTATTGTCAACAACTAACTACAGTGAGATGTTGAAGTGCAATGAAAGAGGGTTATAATACATGATGCTGATTTAATACCTGCATATAAATCCACAACAGTCTCTCCTCTGCAGTCAAATGCAGCCACTCGGAGCTTCTCTGTTATGTTCCCAGCTGAGAACATGCACTTTGTGACGTCAAACTCATAGCTGAAACAAAGATGGCATTTCAAATATACTTAATACATAATATATTTGTTAAGAACTCCTCCAATCAGAAAGCAGACAAGCAGCCAAATAATTGAGACTTACCTGATGCCGTTGTCCACATGTTTGACCCAGCTGTGATCCCCCAGCAGCATCGTCACCGCAGGAGACCTGAATCCATCTCTGGAAATCCGGCTCATCTTTGCCAGCCGCTTTGCCCCCAGTCCTTTGGCCACTACACTCCATAGCTGGTCACCTAATTTAGTGAAAAGCAAACAGATTTCCTTCTcacatattttggtccgtttacaAGAAAGCAAAGTGTGTTTAACGCTTAGAACAGTACCAATTGTATTCCACAGTGGCAGGGTGAAACAGCCATCTCCCAGCAGGATGAGGTCTCCGTGCCGCTGGAAGCTGCGAGGGAGGTCTGCCCTGAGCTCCTCCATCCATCTTTCACCGTGAGACTCCAACAGCTCCTGGAGCATTTTCTCCACTTTATTTCCACCTGGCCtccctttctgtctctttgactGCAGTGGAGACTGTGGTGAGAACATCAGGAGACAGAAAACACAAGTGAGCGCGTCAGTTTAGTGCAGTGTGCCGTTGATTTAGTTTCATTCAGCTGTCATTTACCTGACTCCAAACTATTTCACAAGGACCTGAAGGTACTGTGTTTCGGAGTGACTGAAGATCAAGTTGTGACAGACAGGATGGTAAAATGGGCAGGAGGACTGTCCCATCTGAGTCTTTAACTAAACCCAAACAGTGGTCAAAAGCTTCCCTGGACTGAAGGCATCTCCTGCAAGATCAATCAAATGCGACAGGTACAGTattacatacaaaagaaaacacaaaattcaAAGAAACTTTCTGTCCGCTTTGCTCTCAGTATTATGCTAACTGCTAGCTGGTTTAGCACAAACAGACATTAAGGCTGTAACTGCACGGTTACCTGAACTGCTGCGTATGACAACAAGGGACACGAAGACAAGGCACGGCATCCATTTTTATAAGCAGACAACCTATTTAGGGTTTGACGAGTGCTTACTTATTCACAAACGAAATGTCAAGCAGCTAACCGGTAGCTTGTACAACGCAGCGGGTTTCCAGTCGGATTATTTTGATGAACGGACACGAACTAACGTTTAGTGCTGCAGCTGTTAATATGGTTTAAACTAATGGTGTCAAATATTTATCTCCCCGAAAATAACCGTGGCTTTATTAAACTACGTATTTATTGGAGAAACAGCTTCAGGATACATTTCTTAAGGCACAATTAAATTATTATCGGTTTGGACAAGTTGCTCCCTGATGCCGACAGATGGAGACAAACTATTAGGGAGGTGAGTGTTTGTGGCTGAAGTAAAATAAAGCTGAAATTCAACCCCTTGACAAAAAGGATTTAATCACCACATTTCGAGGATTTGCAGATTTTGCTGAGCAGTTGCACCGGCGTGGTTTGTATGGCTCTAATAAAAGAGCTTTCATCGGAATTCAATGGAAAGGATGATCAACAAGGATTCAACAAGGTAAGTGGCAAAAGATGCTTGTTCTTAGTCAGCTGTGTCTAAAATTttgagcaaaacaaacaaaatgtgaaGGTCGTGAAAAGGTAACATACAGGTTGATCAAAGAGGATTTCAAAGCATCAGGACGGGAAATTTAAAGCAATCTGACTGAACCTATAAAATGCAACagcaaaagaaatgaaaaacagcAGGAGTCAATATATGAAGCCAAACATTAAGAAACCAGATGAAGGACATCCGGAAAAGCCAAATGTAATCCTTCACTAGCACCTAAACAGAGGAAAACCAGGTTACAGGGGATTAAAGAGAAGCTGACTGTTGATGATTTGATGAAATTGATATCCGGTGAATAATCACCAATCTGCTTTAGACAAGGACATGATGCTGGAACTTCAGTTTGGTGCAGGTCGGATTAAACATATCAAGATGACCGACTgaagaaaacaagcaaaattcCACAATCGTTAATGATTTTGGGTTGACGTAAAGTACCAGGGGAGATAGAGGCACAGGTGGGCTTAGAAATTTTGGacaatttttttcatttctcatcGATTAAAATGAGAAATCCTCTCATTCGATGGCGATGATGTCATTATTCAGGATGATAATGCGTCATGCCACTGAGCAGAGGgctcacattttctttcaggaAGGACATATCAACTTTTTGATATAATCCGTCGGTCCTATTAAAtaggtggtccgtggcgtagtgggttgagcaggcaccccatgtacaagaggctatagtcctcgctgcagctggccccagttcgagtcccgcatcggacagccctttgctgcatgttgttccccctctctctgccccctgcttcctgtatctctccactgtcctatccaataaaggcataaaaagccccaaaaaatacttaaaaaaaaaaaaaaaagaatattgttTCAATTAGGGAAGTTCAGCGAATCCCTCGAAGAGTTCATGCTGTCATTAAGCCAGAGTActgactttgttttttgtttttttattccataattttccctccatttgatctgaaaaaaaatctgaaaaatattCCAACATTATTAAGATTACTCCAGATACGTTTGACAAAGCCAGAATGTTTATATATTAGATAACATTTCTTGCCTATCTGTGTTTGGATTATTTTTATATTAACTAAAAAAGCTGAATAAACATCCTCCAAATGGATGGAAAGGATCAGTTAATCAAGTCAGCTGACTGCATGCAGAATTATTCGGTTTTTATCTTCTGATTTATATATTATTGTTAAACAGTCCTCAAACCTGAATGTTAACATAGGAAAAGTGATTTTATTGTCTCTCACAAGAATGAGAcaactaaaacaaaaatgttgaaTAAAGTTCTTCCAACTTTTGCCTGTTTCTGATCTATTTTTGAGTTGGAAACGTAaccaataacacacacacacacaaaaccctCATTAAATAACATTTTTTGCTTGTCATAAATACCTCCATCCTGAGATCATGTCAGTTCCTTTGATCCATTACCATCAATCTTTGCTAAGGAAGCAATCCCAGCTGCCCAAATGTTGATCTTGGTGATGTATGTTCTTCCCTCTTTGTTAAGTTTCGCCCTTGAAAAGTTGGCCAACATGGACAGATTACAGAGGGAATTATGAGGATGCCAGTCTTGTTCCAAAAGTATAATTATGTCCGTGTCCcaggaaaacacaaaacaacctaATTGAGATGCAGAACAGATGCAAAATGACAAACATGTAGCACTTAACAGCTCTGAAGAGATTCAAAATGAtcataaagagacagaaaatgatGCAAAACAATTCCAAGGTACACAGCTGGAGCCTGTTGTGCATCTCCCTTCTGTTTCACAGTATGTCTGCGAGGGCAGGTCGTAATCCAGTCATCTCTGAGGCATTTTCTGGCTCACCTTGGTTGTATTGATGAACCATTAACCAACTTAAAGATCATGGCCTTTTAATGCTTTGGAGTTCTTCTTGTACCGCTGGTTGGAGAAAGAATCTACAAGTGACTGGCAGGGGTTCATTAATCTGCTCCATCAAGAGTCCCTCGTTCCATCCGTCCGTCAAACCTTTGAAACATTTTCTGGATTTTGGTCCAGTTTgatgcttcttcagctcctgttTTGATCTTCTTTATAACGACAATGTCTCTGCACGCTTGGAATTGGTTCCTTGTATTTTTATTGCAATTTTTCTGAAGTCTTATGCAGAAAATTTGCATCTCTTTGTATT
Above is a genomic segment from Odontesthes bonariensis isolate fOdoBon6 chromosome 13, fOdoBon6.hap1, whole genome shotgun sequence containing:
- the tyw2 gene encoding tRNA wybutosine-synthesizing protein 2 homolog, whose protein sequence is MDAVPCLRVPCCHTQQFRRCLQSREAFDHCLGLVKDSDGTVLLPILPSCLSQLDLQSLRNTVPSGPCEIVWSQSPLQSKRQKGRPGGNKVEKMLQELLESHGERWMEELRADLPRSFQRHGDLILLGDGCFTLPLWNTIGDQLWSVVAKGLGAKRLAKMSRISRDGFRSPAVTMLLGDHSWVKHVDNGISYEFDVTKCMFSAGNITEKLRVAAFDCRGETVVDLYAGIGYFTLPYLVHAKASHVHACEWNPDAVEALQKNLEANGASDRCTIHQGDNRQLQLCDVADRVNLGLIPSSGDGWPVACRLLKRATGGVLHIHQNVTSPLRSTAANGAPQRVSQKKADREVWKAWAAETANHVASLLRDITGALWSTNIQHIEHVKSYAPHIHHVVLDLECRPS